In Xiphophorus maculatus strain JP 163 A chromosome 15, X_maculatus-5.0-male, whole genome shotgun sequence, the following are encoded in one genomic region:
- the ucn gene encoding urocortin, with amino-acid sequence MKPVPLLLLLSSVLLWSHPRPAAGRPRSLPGWLDGTSRLQTQQVDDVLLRAATEGAASDLVGDHLLRLLQRRDPDRLHLLLPEVDGEEEEEEEEALRTAAQLLKRSEEPPLSIDLTFHLLRNMIQMAKMESQREQAQLNRKVLDEVGK; translated from the coding sequence ATGAAGCCGGtccccctcctgctgctcctctcctCGGTCCTCCTCTGGTCACACCCCCGCCCCGCCGCCGGCAGACCGCGCTCTCTCCCCGGCTGGCTGGATGGCACCAGCCGCCTCCAGACACAGCAGGTGGACGATGTTCTTCTCAGGGCGGCCACGGAAGGCGCCGCCTCGGATCTGGTGGGCGACCACCTGCTGCGGCTGCTCCAGCGGAGGGACCCGGACCGCCTCCACCTGCTGCTGCCGGAAGTTGACggcgaggaggaagaggaggaggaagaggcgcTGAGGACCGCGGCGCAGCTGCTGAAGCGCAGCGAGGAGCCGCCGCTGTCCATCGACCTGACCTTCCACCTGCTGAGGAATATGATCCAGATGGCCAAGATGGAGAGCCAGCGGGAGCAGGCTCAGCTCAACCGCAAGGTGCTCGACGAGGTGGGAAAGTGA